Proteins from a genomic interval of Gloeocapsopsis sp. IPPAS B-1203:
- a CDS encoding cobalt transporter, with amino-acid sequence MKSALFISSIIAVGLAISVPSAGFAHVGHGDEFQAEGGVQRVQVNAETDQMSGIMVTPIEPAADGSAAVMVPITALVDANGKQLVFVQYENFYEPVPITTGATQGDLIEVTQGLSVGEKLVTQGSLSLYAESRKTQTANAAASPTAIASPQTSTAHAQADAQGIPHSHDDAGNLVSQSSETTPQPSGFPIGIVAAAGGGAALLVGAIAVMSGSRKKKNIFSNKKGGF; translated from the coding sequence ATGAAATCCGCTCTATTTATTAGTTCCATTATTGCTGTTGGTTTGGCTATCAGCGTACCCAGCGCTGGGTTTGCTCACGTTGGGCATGGCGATGAATTTCAGGCAGAGGGCGGTGTTCAGCGCGTACAAGTCAATGCTGAAACCGATCAGATGTCGGGTATTATGGTTACGCCAATTGAGCCAGCCGCAGATGGTAGCGCCGCTGTTATGGTGCCTATCACAGCATTGGTCGATGCTAACGGTAAGCAACTCGTCTTCGTGCAGTATGAGAATTTTTATGAGCCTGTTCCCATCACAACTGGCGCAACTCAGGGCGACCTGATCGAGGTAACTCAAGGATTGTCAGTTGGGGAAAAACTTGTCACGCAAGGAAGTTTGTCGCTCTATGCAGAATCGCGCAAAACTCAAACTGCCAATGCAGCCGCTAGTCCAACCGCAATCGCCTCTCCCCAAACTAGTACAGCCCATGCTCAGGCAGATGCTCAAGGAATCCCTCATAGCCACGATGATGCTGGTAATCTCGTCTCACAGTCTAGTGAAACGACTCCGCAACCGAGCGGATTCCCTATAGGGATTGTAGCCGCAGCCGGTGGAGGAGCAGCGCTGTTGGTAGGGGCGATCGCCGTTATGAGTGGCAGTCGCAAAAAGAAGAACATCTTTTCTAACAAGAAAGGGGGCTTCTAA